A single genomic interval of Hyphomicrobiales bacterium harbors:
- the msrB gene encoding peptide-methionine (R)-S-oxide reductase MsrB, whose protein sequence is MSKPQETQRPRVQKSDDEWKAQLTSEQYRVARKHGTERAFSHAYHAHKDAGIYKCVCCGSPLFDAEAKFDSGTGWPSYFEPVSPDAVTEHVDRSWLMVRTEVRCATCDAHLGHVFPDGPEPTGLRYCMNGVALDFEPSQD, encoded by the coding sequence ATGAGCAAGCCGCAAGAGACACAGCGCCCGCGCGTCCAGAAATCGGACGACGAATGGAAGGCGCAATTGACGAGCGAGCAGTACCGCGTCGCGCGCAAGCATGGCACCGAACGTGCCTTCAGCCACGCGTATCACGCCCACAAGGACGCCGGCATCTACAAGTGCGTGTGCTGCGGCTCACCGCTGTTCGATGCAGAGGCCAAGTTCGATTCCGGCACCGGTTGGCCGAGCTATTTCGAGCCGGTCAGCCCCGATGCCGTGACGGAGCACGTGGACCGCAGTTGGCTGATGGTGCGAACCGAGGTGCGCTGCGCGACATGCGATGCCCATCTCGGTCACGTCTTTCCGGATGGACCCGAGCCGACCGGTCTCAGATACTGCATGAACGGGGTTGCACTCGACTTCGAGCCATCGCAGGACTGA
- a CDS encoding prolyl oligopeptidase family serine peptidase, which produces MALTRSTHQPPAPDRIEVRLEAHGRRRADEYAWMRAENWQQVMRDPATLAEPIRAHLEAENAYADAVLADTAELQETLLAEMRGRIKEDDSSVPTPHGPYAYSVRHVQGGEYPLVCRSARDGGGDEVLLDGNAMAEGCDFFNLGAAEHSPDHRLLAYAVDLAGSEFYTIRIKDLVSGTTLADSIANASGGMVWAADSSTLFYTLLDDNHRSYAVMRHRVGTPSDDDVEVYRDDDPAYFVSVSSTLSGAHIVIRSNDHETVELHVVDALAPETAPRLVSARRSGHEYGLEHVGDRFVILTNNQGAEDFRIVTAPVDAPGEEHWEEIEPHRPGRLILDVTAFAGHLVRLERESGLPRIVIREGLTGAEHAIAFDEEAYGLGMSPGYEHQTTTLRFSYSSLTTPAQVFDYDMVTRARVLRKTQEVPSGHDPSHYIARRIMATAPDGESVPISLFHHRDTPIDGTAPVHLYGYGSYGISIPAAFNTNRLSLADRGIICAIAHVRGGKDKGYAWYRQGKREHKVNTFTDFVAAAEHLIAAGYTGKGRIVAEGGSAGGLLIGAVANRAPELFAGMVAFVPFVDVLNTILDASLPLTPPEWTEWGNPIESAEAYDLIASYSPYDNVAPRPYPPILAIAGLTDPRVTYWEPAKWIARLRAHSTSGQPMLMRMNMSAGHAGAPGRFERLREFALAYAFTIRVTGAHNPADKAEAAST; this is translated from the coding sequence ATGGCGCTCACCCGCAGCACCCATCAGCCACCGGCGCCGGATCGCATCGAGGTCCGGCTCGAAGCCCACGGTCGCAGGCGCGCGGACGAGTATGCCTGGATGCGGGCGGAGAACTGGCAGCAGGTGATGCGTGATCCGGCAACGCTCGCCGAACCGATCCGTGCCCATCTCGAGGCCGAAAACGCCTACGCCGACGCTGTCCTCGCCGACACCGCCGAGTTGCAGGAAACGTTGCTCGCCGAAATGCGCGGTCGCATCAAGGAAGACGATTCGAGCGTACCGACGCCGCACGGTCCCTACGCCTACAGCGTGCGCCACGTGCAGGGCGGGGAGTATCCGTTGGTCTGCCGTTCGGCCCGTGACGGCGGCGGCGACGAGGTTCTGCTCGACGGCAACGCCATGGCCGAGGGATGCGACTTCTTCAATCTCGGCGCGGCCGAGCACTCGCCCGACCACCGGTTGCTGGCCTATGCCGTCGACCTCGCGGGGTCGGAATTCTACACCATACGAATCAAGGATCTCGTGAGCGGAACGACGCTCGCGGACAGCATCGCGAATGCATCCGGCGGGATGGTCTGGGCGGCCGACTCGAGCACGCTGTTCTACACCCTCCTCGACGACAACCACCGCTCCTACGCCGTCATGCGTCATCGTGTCGGGACACCGTCCGACGACGACGTAGAGGTCTACCGGGACGATGACCCGGCATACTTCGTCAGTGTTTCCTCGACGCTCAGCGGTGCCCACATCGTCATCCGTTCGAACGACCACGAGACCGTCGAGCTGCACGTCGTCGACGCCCTCGCCCCCGAGACGGCCCCGCGCCTCGTTTCGGCCCGCCGCAGTGGCCACGAATACGGCCTCGAACACGTCGGCGACCGCTTCGTGATCCTGACGAACAACCAGGGTGCCGAGGATTTCAGGATCGTCACCGCGCCGGTCGACGCGCCCGGCGAGGAGCACTGGGAGGAGATCGAGCCACACCGACCTGGACGCCTCATTCTCGATGTGACTGCCTTTGCCGGCCATCTCGTTCGGCTCGAACGCGAAAGCGGGCTGCCGCGCATCGTCATTCGCGAAGGGCTGACGGGCGCCGAGCATGCCATCGCGTTCGACGAGGAGGCCTATGGGCTCGGGATGTCGCCTGGCTACGAGCACCAGACGACGACGCTGCGCTTCAGCTACTCGTCCCTGACCACGCCGGCCCAAGTGTTCGACTACGACATGGTCACGCGCGCCCGCGTGCTGCGAAAGACGCAGGAGGTTCCCTCAGGGCACGACCCCAGCCACTACATCGCGCGGCGGATCATGGCGACAGCACCCGATGGCGAGAGCGTGCCGATCTCGCTCTTCCACCACCGCGATACGCCCATCGACGGCACCGCTCCGGTGCACCTCTACGGTTATGGCTCCTACGGGATCTCGATCCCGGCCGCGTTCAACACCAACCGGCTCAGCCTCGCCGACCGGGGCATCATCTGCGCCATCGCGCACGTGCGCGGCGGAAAGGACAAGGGCTATGCGTGGTATCGCCAGGGCAAACGCGAGCACAAGGTGAACACCTTCACCGACTTCGTCGCCGCCGCCGAGCATCTCATCGCTGCAGGCTACACCGGGAAGGGACGCATCGTTGCCGAAGGCGGCTCGGCGGGAGGGCTCCTCATCGGTGCGGTCGCGAACCGAGCGCCGGAGCTCTTTGCCGGGATGGTCGCGTTCGTGCCGTTCGTCGACGTGCTCAATACCATCCTCGATGCGAGCCTGCCGCTGACGCCGCCGGAGTGGACCGAGTGGGGCAACCCGATCGAGTCGGCCGAGGCGTACGACCTCATCGCCTCCTATTCGCCCTACGACAACGTCGCACCAAGGCCCTATCCGCCGATCCTGGCCATTGCCGGCCTCACCGATCCCCGCGTCACCTACTGGGAGCCGGCCAAGTGGATCGCCCGCCTCAGGGCGCACTCGACGAGCGGCCAACCGATGTTGATGCGCATGAACATGTCGGCAGGTCACGCTGGCGCGCCCGGTCGATTCGAGCGGTTGCGCGAGTTCGCACTCGCCTATGCCTTCACCATCCGGGTGACGGGTGCGCACAATCCGGCGGACAAGGCCGAGGCGGCCTCGACTTGA
- a CDS encoding acyl-CoA dehydrogenase, whose protein sequence is MIVLTDANLKNPSSRPELAAFDWEDPFGLEAQLTEEERLVRDAARQFCEHALAPRIKEAFRNETFDRAIMTEMGDMGLLGVTLPEVYGGSDQGYVAYGLVAREVERIDSGYRSAMSVQSSLVIYPIYAYGSQEQRERFLPGLASGELVGCFGLTEPDAGSDPAGMKTRAVRTDGGYRLSGSKMWISNSPVADIAVVWAKLKDEGTGREEIRGFILERGMAGFSTPKIEGKVSLRASVTGEIVLDNVEVPEANLLPGVKGLKGPFGCLNRARYGIAWGAMGAAEFCWLAARQYTLDRKQFGRPLAQNQLIQKKLADMQTEIALGLQGALRLGRMMDEGIASPELISLMKRNNCGKALDIARMARDMHGGNGISDEYHVIRHAVNLETVNTYEGTHDIHALILGRAQTGLQAFF, encoded by the coding sequence ATGATCGTATTGACGGACGCCAACCTGAAAAACCCGAGCTCGCGCCCGGAGCTGGCCGCATTCGACTGGGAGGACCCGTTCGGGCTCGAGGCGCAACTGACCGAGGAGGAGCGGCTGGTGCGCGACGCGGCGCGCCAGTTCTGCGAGCACGCGCTCGCGCCACGCATCAAGGAGGCCTTCCGCAACGAAACCTTCGATCGCGCGATCATGACCGAGATGGGCGACATGGGTCTGCTCGGTGTGACGCTACCGGAGGTCTACGGCGGCTCCGACCAGGGTTATGTCGCCTATGGTCTCGTTGCCCGCGAGGTGGAGCGGATCGATTCCGGCTATCGCTCTGCGATGAGCGTGCAGTCGAGCCTGGTCATCTATCCGATCTATGCCTATGGCTCCCAGGAACAACGCGAGCGCTTCCTGCCGGGGCTGGCGAGCGGGGAACTGGTCGGCTGCTTCGGTCTGACGGAACCCGATGCCGGATCGGATCCCGCCGGCATGAAGACGCGGGCGGTTCGGACGGATGGCGGCTACCGCCTCTCGGGATCGAAAATGTGGATCTCGAACTCGCCAGTCGCGGACATCGCGGTAGTCTGGGCCAAGCTCAAGGACGAGGGAACGGGGCGCGAGGAAATCCGAGGCTTCATCCTCGAGCGCGGGATGGCGGGCTTCTCGACACCGAAGATCGAGGGAAAAGTATCCCTTCGGGCGTCGGTCACGGGCGAGATCGTGCTCGACAACGTCGAGGTTCCGGAGGCAAATCTGCTGCCGGGCGTCAAGGGGCTCAAGGGGCCGTTCGGATGCCTCAACCGGGCCCGCTACGGCATCGCGTGGGGAGCCATGGGCGCGGCGGAGTTCTGCTGGCTCGCGGCGCGCCAGTACACGCTCGATCGCAAGCAATTCGGACGACCGCTCGCGCAGAACCAGCTCATCCAGAAGAAGCTCGCGGACATGCAGACCGAAATCGCGCTCGGCCTGCAGGGGGCACTCCGGCTCGGGCGGATGATGGACGAGGGCATCGCATCGCCGGAACTGATCAGCCTCATGAAGCGCAACAACTGCGGCAAGGCGCTCGACATCGCCCGCATGGCGCGCGACATGCATGGGGGAAACGGCATTTCGGACGAATATCACGTCATCCGGCATGCCGTGAACCTCGAGACGGTCAACACCTACGAGGGGACCCACGACATCCATGCGCTCATCCTCGGGCGGGCGCAGACGGGCCTCCAGGCGTTCTTTTGA
- a CDS encoding aminotransferase class I/II-fold pyridoxal phosphate-dependent enzyme yields the protein MIDLRSDTTSRPTAAMREAIARAEVGDDVFSDDPTVNRLEAETARLVGKEAALFVPSGTMANQIALRLHLRPGQFVAAETGSHVLRVEAGATAGVSGVAAIAIAGEAGKFTPEQLESALPIRHPEMRLLDHYRPGLVWMENTHNAGGGTVWRPDTTAAVAEVARREGCRLHLDGARLWNAAVALGLTEAELAAPFDTVSVCFSKGLGAPVGSAIAGSRDLIARARGIRSQFGGGMRQAGILAAAALHALENHRARLAEDHANALAFARGIADAPGIKVEPAGVETNIVRIDLETIDAGTFVDALAAEGVRMLPLGRRLARAVTCLDVSRNEAEEAADITRRVAERLAR from the coding sequence ATGATCGACCTCAGGAGTGACACGACCTCGCGGCCGACCGCGGCGATGCGCGAGGCGATCGCGCGTGCCGAGGTCGGCGACGACGTCTTCAGCGACGACCCGACCGTGAACCGGCTCGAAGCGGAGACCGCACGGCTGGTCGGAAAGGAGGCCGCACTTTTCGTTCCTTCCGGCACCATGGCCAACCAGATCGCCCTGCGCCTCCACCTTCGGCCGGGCCAGTTCGTCGCGGCGGAGACCGGTTCGCACGTGCTGCGCGTCGAAGCGGGAGCAACGGCTGGCGTCTCGGGCGTGGCGGCGATCGCCATTGCCGGCGAGGCAGGAAAATTCACTCCGGAGCAACTCGAGTCGGCACTGCCGATCCGGCACCCCGAGATGCGGCTGCTCGATCATTATCGTCCCGGACTGGTCTGGATGGAGAACACCCACAACGCCGGCGGCGGAACCGTCTGGCGCCCCGACACGACCGCCGCCGTCGCCGAGGTCGCGCGCCGGGAGGGGTGCCGCCTCCATCTCGATGGCGCCCGACTCTGGAACGCGGCCGTCGCCCTCGGGCTCACCGAGGCCGAACTCGCCGCCCCGTTCGATACGGTGAGCGTTTGCTTTTCCAAGGGACTCGGCGCGCCGGTCGGCTCGGCCATCGCGGGCTCGCGCGACCTCATCGCCCGCGCGCGCGGCATCCGTTCGCAGTTCGGCGGGGGCATGCGTCAGGCCGGCATCCTGGCCGCCGCCGCGCTCCATGCCCTCGAGAACCACCGCGCCCGTCTCGCCGAGGACCACGCCAATGCGCTTGCATTCGCGCGAGGCATCGCCGACGCACCGGGGATCAAGGTCGAGCCCGCCGGCGTGGAGACGAATATCGTGCGCATCGACCTCGAGACGATCGATGCCGGGACATTCGTCGACGCGCTTGCGGCCGAGGGCGTGCGCATGCTGCCGCTCGGCCGGCGCCTCGCGAGGGCGGTCACCTGCCTCGATGTCTCGCGCAACGAGGCCGAGGAAGCAGCGGACATCACACGCCGCGTGGCAGAGCGGTTGGCGCGGTGA
- a CDS encoding glycosyltransferase yields the protein MVRVCVFSKYDEQGASSRVRLYGYADRFRKAGIEPHYYPLLDGQYLRNLYAGRPRDRLHLMGRLAGRLGQLTNLRKFDILWIEYELFPYLPSVFERLVSRPFVLDFDDAIFHNYDMSPSPLVRGLLGRKIDVAMARASAVTVGNSYLAGRAEAAGARRILNVPTPIEAARVVREPPAAQPLNGPLRIGWIGTPVTARYLSIVRDAIAEVARRQPVEIVLIGTATSPLDGLPVRYVPWTLATEAESLAAIDVGIMPLDKTPWSLGKCSFKLLQYMASGKPVIASPVGMNNDVVRPDVNGFHATDTASWVMAFERLAGDPALRARLGAGGRDLVLSQYTYDATAPRLVALFQELVAEQRSPSVMA from the coding sequence GTGGTCAGGGTCTGCGTCTTCTCCAAATATGACGAGCAAGGCGCGAGCTCGCGAGTACGCCTCTACGGGTATGCCGATCGCTTTCGCAAGGCCGGCATCGAACCTCACTACTATCCACTGCTCGATGGTCAGTATCTGCGCAATCTCTATGCCGGGCGCCCGCGCGATCGCCTGCACTTGATGGGGCGTCTCGCAGGCCGCCTTGGCCAGCTCACGAACCTGCGCAAGTTCGACATCCTTTGGATCGAGTACGAACTCTTTCCCTATCTTCCGTCCGTCTTCGAGCGGTTGGTGTCGAGGCCATTCGTGCTCGATTTCGACGATGCGATCTTTCACAACTACGACATGAGTCCGAGCCCACTGGTTCGCGGCCTGCTCGGTCGCAAGATCGACGTCGCCATGGCGCGGGCCAGCGCAGTGACCGTAGGCAACTCCTATCTGGCCGGCCGCGCCGAGGCCGCTGGTGCTCGCCGCATCCTCAATGTTCCGACCCCGATCGAAGCGGCGCGCGTCGTGCGCGAGCCGCCGGCAGCGCAGCCATTGAACGGACCGCTCCGCATCGGTTGGATCGGCACGCCGGTCACCGCGCGCTATCTCTCCATCGTGCGCGATGCGATTGCCGAGGTCGCGCGCAGGCAACCTGTGGAGATCGTCCTGATCGGCACCGCAACCTCACCGCTGGACGGGTTGCCGGTGCGTTACGTTCCTTGGACGCTCGCCACCGAGGCCGAGAGCCTCGCCGCCATCGACGTCGGCATCATGCCGCTCGACAAGACACCGTGGTCGCTGGGCAAATGCTCGTTCAAGCTCCTCCAGTACATGGCCTCGGGCAAACCCGTCATCGCCAGTCCGGTCGGCATGAACAACGACGTGGTCCGGCCCGATGTGAACGGCTTTCACGCAACCGACACGGCTTCCTGGGTGATGGCCTTCGAGCGGCTCGCCGGCGACCCGGCCCTGCGTGCACGCCTCGGCGCGGGTGGTCGCGATCTCGTGCTTTCCCAATACACCTACGACGCGACCGCGCCGCGCCTCGTGGCCCTGTTCCAGGAACTGGTCGCTGAGCAGCGGTCGCCCTCCGTGATGGCTTGA
- a CDS encoding formate--tetrahydrofolate ligase, translated as MTVKSDIEIAREAKMKPVVEIGAKLGIPADALLQFGPVKAKISYDFMNSLKGRPDGKLVLVTAINPTPAGEGKTTTTVGLGDGLNRIGKKTAICLREPSLGPCFGVKGGAAGGGYAQVVPMEDINLHFTGDFHAIGVAHNLLAAMLDNHIYWGNELGIDVRRVQYRRVVDMNDRALRKIVNSLGGTGNGYPREDGFDITVASEIMAIFCLATSLADLTERIGNIVVGYTRGKKAIRARDLKAHEAMAVLLKDALMPNLVQTLENNPAFIHGGPFANIAHGCNSVMATQTALKLADYVVTEAGFGADLGAEKFSNIKCRKAGLKPDAVVLVATVRALKMHGGVAKDDLKHENVDAVRRGCSNLARHLENMKKLGLQPVVAINQFITDTPAELAAVSQTAEGLGAKAIVASHWANGSKGTEELAREVVRIVESGKSNFKVLYPDDMPLFAKIETIAKEFYRASEVTADASVRNQLKAWEQEGFGNLPICMAKTQYSFSTDQNLKGAPEGHTVNVREVRLSAGAGFIVAVTGDIMTMPGLPKVPSAESIRLDEHGLVQGLF; from the coding sequence ATGACGGTCAAGAGTGATATCGAGATTGCCCGCGAGGCAAAGATGAAGCCGGTGGTCGAAATCGGAGCCAAGCTCGGAATTCCGGCCGACGCACTTCTGCAATTCGGCCCGGTCAAGGCCAAGATCTCCTACGACTTCATGAACTCGCTGAAGGGCCGGCCCGACGGCAAGCTCGTGCTGGTGACGGCGATCAACCCGACCCCGGCGGGCGAGGGCAAGACGACGACGACGGTCGGCCTCGGCGACGGTCTCAATCGCATCGGCAAGAAGACCGCGATCTGCCTGCGCGAGCCGTCCCTCGGCCCATGCTTCGGCGTCAAGGGCGGCGCGGCCGGCGGCGGATATGCACAGGTCGTCCCAATGGAGGACATCAACCTCCATTTCACCGGCGATTTCCATGCGATCGGCGTGGCACACAACCTGCTCGCCGCCATGTTGGACAACCACATCTATTGGGGCAACGAACTCGGCATCGACGTTCGACGCGTCCAATACCGCCGCGTCGTGGACATGAACGACCGCGCGCTGCGCAAGATCGTCAACTCGCTCGGCGGCACCGGTAACGGCTACCCGCGCGAGGATGGCTTCGATATCACCGTCGCCTCCGAAATCATGGCCATCTTCTGCCTGGCGACCAGCCTTGCCGACCTCACCGAGCGCATCGGCAACATCGTCGTCGGCTACACGCGCGGCAAGAAGGCGATCCGCGCCCGCGACTTGAAGGCGCACGAGGCGATGGCGGTCCTGCTGAAGGACGCGCTGATGCCGAACCTCGTGCAGACGCTGGAGAACAACCCCGCGTTCATCCACGGCGGTCCGTTCGCCAACATCGCCCATGGCTGCAACTCCGTGATGGCGACGCAGACGGCCCTCAAGCTCGCCGACTACGTCGTCACCGAGGCCGGCTTCGGTGCCGACCTCGGGGCCGAGAAATTCAGCAACATCAAGTGCCGTAAGGCGGGTCTCAAACCTGACGCCGTGGTCCTGGTCGCGACTGTCCGCGCCCTCAAGATGCACGGCGGCGTCGCAAAGGACGATCTCAAACACGAGAACGTCGATGCGGTGCGCCGCGGCTGCTCGAACCTCGCCCGCCATCTCGAGAACATGAAGAAGCTTGGCCTCCAGCCGGTGGTGGCGATCAACCAGTTCATCACGGATACCCCGGCCGAACTCGCGGCCGTGAGCCAGACCGCCGAAGGCCTCGGGGCCAAGGCGATCGTCGCCTCGCATTGGGCGAACGGCAGCAAGGGAACCGAGGAACTCGCGCGCGAGGTCGTGCGCATCGTCGAGAGCGGCAAGTCGAACTTCAAGGTCCTCTATCCCGACGACATGCCGCTCTTTGCCAAGATCGAGACGATCGCGAAGGAGTTCTACCGCGCCAGCGAGGTGACGGCGGACGCTTCGGTTCGCAATCAGCTGAAGGCCTGGGAGCAGGAGGGCTTCGGCAACCTTCCCATCTGCATGGCCAAGACGCAGTACTCGTTCTCGACCGACCAGAACCTCAAGGGTGCGCCCGAGGGCCACACGGTCAATGTGCGCGAGGTTCGCCTTTCGGCCGGTGCCGGCTTCATCGTCGCCGTCACGGGTGACATCATGACCATGCCGGGCCTTCCCAAGGTGCCCTCCGCCGAATCGATCCGGCTCGATGAGCACGGGCTGGTCCAAGGCCTCTTCTAG
- a CDS encoding MFS transporter gives MRTPDAASPPVAILSIMLSMSLLAIGSGLLFAYVPVKLAAGGYDPWVPGAVFTVMSVGAFTGCLLAGPLVRRVGPARVFAAMAALTLVSALLLTTGVDIATWLPARYLYGLASTGLFVATQSWLNDVTGNAWRGRVMAGFYTTYILCQGLGGFLIRYVSIEGAQAPLLAIWFITLAILPIALTRLATPPPPLDVAIAVRRTWRISPVGLVGLFASGGLSTTLHGFGPVYATSQGMGKDEIGLLFLAIQMGMLGVQMPLGALSDRIDRRYVLVLACGLVLAMGAFALRLDFTSLLLVGLVFAIWAGATETVYSVATAHANDRAGQADYVSLSSTLLVVWSTAAIIVPALATVLTAAYGPHVFTYVAMVLAAAYAVFVSYRLTRSEAVPAADQEPFQPMTGQVPLTPEVAASGASAPDRAVAREATNIPGSATRSSSEVGA, from the coding sequence ATGCGAACGCCCGATGCTGCCAGCCCACCCGTTGCCATCCTGAGCATCATGCTCTCGATGTCCTTGCTGGCGATCGGCAGCGGGCTGCTCTTTGCCTACGTGCCAGTCAAGTTGGCGGCGGGTGGCTACGATCCCTGGGTGCCGGGCGCGGTGTTCACGGTGATGTCCGTCGGCGCCTTCACCGGCTGCCTACTGGCCGGACCACTCGTGCGACGGGTCGGGCCGGCACGGGTTTTCGCCGCCATGGCCGCGTTGACACTCGTCTCGGCGCTGTTGCTGACAACGGGTGTCGACATCGCGACCTGGCTGCCTGCCCGGTACCTCTACGGCCTCGCGAGCACCGGGCTGTTCGTCGCCACACAGAGCTGGCTCAACGACGTCACCGGCAACGCGTGGCGCGGGCGCGTGATGGCGGGGTTCTACACAACCTACATCCTCTGCCAGGGCCTCGGTGGGTTCCTCATCCGGTATGTCTCCATCGAGGGGGCGCAGGCGCCGCTCCTGGCCATCTGGTTCATCACGCTCGCCATCCTGCCGATCGCCCTGACGCGGCTTGCGACGCCGCCGCCACCGCTCGACGTTGCAATTGCCGTCAGACGCACCTGGCGGATCTCGCCGGTCGGGCTGGTCGGTCTCTTTGCCTCGGGTGGCCTTTCCACGACGCTGCATGGCTTCGGCCCGGTCTATGCGACGTCGCAGGGCATGGGTAAGGATGAAATCGGCTTGCTCTTCCTGGCCATCCAGATGGGCATGCTCGGCGTTCAGATGCCGCTCGGAGCTCTTTCGGACCGCATCGACCGGCGCTATGTGCTGGTTCTCGCCTGTGGCCTCGTGCTTGCCATGGGCGCGTTTGCGCTCCGGCTCGACTTCACGTCCCTGCTGCTGGTCGGCCTCGTCTTTGCGATCTGGGCCGGAGCCACGGAGACGGTCTATTCGGTCGCAACCGCTCATGCCAACGACCGTGCCGGCCAGGCCGACTACGTCTCGCTCTCGAGCACGCTGCTGGTCGTCTGGTCGACGGCGGCGATCATCGTACCCGCGCTGGCGACAGTTCTGACGGCCGCCTACGGGCCGCATGTCTTCACCTACGTCGCGATGGTGCTGGCGGCCGCCTACGCCGTTTTCGTCAGCTATCGCCTGACGCGCTCCGAAGCCGTACCCGCAGCCGATCAAGAGCCGTTCCAGCCGATGACCGGTCAGGTGCCGTTGACGCCCGAGGTCGCCGCGAGCGGCGCATCGGCCCCTGACCGGGCCGTCGCCCGCGAGGCCACGAACATCCCTGGGAGCGCGACACGTTCGAGCAGCGAGGTCGGCGCATGA
- a CDS encoding GNAT family N-acetyltransferase has translation MRPGPGSLSIGPALAEEVARLHTINEASTPGVGSLPLEDFPTLLALADTTLVARILGEAAGFILLMVEGNGYASENYRWISQRRARFAYVDRIAIAPEFRGQAIGHALYEAALETYSGRRETLICEVNLSPPNPGSLRFHERLGFAAFGERWSADRTKGVVYLELAIAPGGNDHR, from the coding sequence ATGAGACCGGGGCCGGGGTCGCTGTCGATCGGACCGGCGCTCGCCGAGGAGGTGGCACGCCTGCACACCATCAACGAGGCTTCGACGCCGGGTGTTGGAAGCCTGCCGCTCGAGGATTTTCCGACACTGCTCGCGCTCGCCGACACGACCCTGGTCGCGCGCATCTTGGGCGAAGCCGCCGGCTTCATCCTGTTGATGGTGGAAGGCAACGGATACGCGAGCGAGAACTACCGCTGGATCTCGCAGCGACGGGCGCGATTCGCCTACGTCGACCGCATCGCGATCGCCCCTGAGTTTCGCGGGCAGGCGATCGGACATGCACTCTATGAGGCGGCCCTCGAGACCTATTCAGGACGGCGCGAAACGCTGATCTGCGAGGTCAACCTTTCGCCGCCCAATCCCGGATCGCTGCGCTTTCACGAGCGCCTCGGCTTTGCCGCGTTCGGCGAACGCTGGTCAGCGGACCGCACCAAGGGCGTGGTTTATCTGGAACTGGCGATCGCGCCGGGTGGAAACGATCACCGGTGA
- a CDS encoding glutathione S-transferase family protein: protein MTGADKNAGRGTTMSYVLYSRNSTGGYAVEAALAKAGAAYEVVEISRDTGGADNADFLAISPLRQVPAMRLPDGTAMTESAAMVIHIAAVYPDAGLAPRPGTSAHARFLRWMLFMACNIYEADLRHYYSDRYSSDPAGAAGVKEAAAAHMRRSLDIVESELSPYLLGKEMSIADVYLAMLLTWFPYPILQPRLRALVTDVSGHAVYGPIWRAHGMTT, encoded by the coding sequence ATGACCGGCGCGGACAAGAACGCAGGGAGAGGAACGACAATGAGCTACGTTCTCTACAGTCGCAACAGCACGGGGGGTTATGCCGTCGAGGCCGCCCTCGCCAAGGCGGGCGCCGCCTACGAGGTGGTCGAAATCTCCCGCGATACGGGCGGCGCGGACAACGCGGATTTCCTTGCGATCAGTCCGCTGCGACAGGTGCCCGCCATGCGGCTGCCGGACGGAACGGCGATGACGGAATCGGCCGCCATGGTGATCCATATCGCCGCCGTGTACCCCGACGCCGGGCTCGCACCACGTCCGGGCACGAGCGCGCACGCGCGCTTCCTGCGCTGGATGCTCTTCATGGCCTGCAACATCTACGAGGCGGACCTGCGCCACTACTACAGCGATCGCTACAGCAGCGATCCGGCCGGCGCGGCCGGGGTGAAGGAGGCGGCAGCCGCACACATGCGCCGCTCGCTCGACATCGTGGAGTCCGAGCTTTCGCCGTACCTCCTGGGCAAGGAGATGTCGATCGCCGACGTCTACCTCGCGATGCTCCTCACCTGGTTCCCCTATCCGATCCTGCAACCGCGCCTTCGGGCACTCGTCACCGACGTGTCCGGGCATGCCGTCTATGGGCCGATCTGGCGGGCGCACGGCATGACCACGTGA